The segment GAAAgtataaaatactaataagccAACCGGTTACGTGTCATGTTGTTTGTTTGGCAGTGCAACAGTTTTTGGGGTTTCGACAGAGTCGATGCAGTTATCATATGATTCGAGAGGGAACTGTGTTCCTGTGATACTCTTGCTATTACAGAGTAGGGTATATGATCAAGGAGGCTTGCAGGTGAGTGAATGAAACATAATCAGTCCCGTTTCTTTTAATCCCAAAGCTGTCGAAAATTATATGCGCCTCAGGTAGAAGGAATCTTCAAAATAACAGGAGAGAACAGTGAGGCAGAGTACGTGAGGGAGCAGCTAAATAAAGGGATGGTACCTGATGGGATCGATGTTCATTGTCTAGCTGAACTTATCAAGGTTCCTTCTTCAAAAAGCCTTCTTCTTAATTTATCCTTTCATTAGatgatgtgtgtgtgtgtgtgtgttcagGCTTGGTTCAGAGAGCTACCTAGAGGGGTACTGGATCCTCTGCCATCGGAGCAAGTGATGCAGTGTGAGTCAGACGATGATTTTGTCAAGGTTGTAAGGCTCTTACCTCAGACAGAAGCTTCTCTTCTCGTAACGTTGCTTTAGTCTTTTCCCCTAACATGTCTAAGGTCAGTTTTTTTCTATTGAAGTGATTCCTGATGATCAATACTAAAAATGCACAAATGATTCGCATCTGTTATGAGTCCTATTGTTGAGATATCTTGGAATGAGTTTTTGGGGTTTAAGCAATGTTTTCATATAGTTAAATGTGTTGGCActgttttggattttatttgtAGATGGCAGACCCTTTGACTGCATTGATGTATGCGGTTCAAGTGATGAAGTTGCTGAAGAGCCTCACAGAGAAAACCCTAGGAGAAAGGGAAGCCACGTCTACCCATGTTGTTACAAGATGCAGCAATGAAGCCGAAGAAGgtgagaaggaagaagaggaggaggaggaggaggaggaggacggAGGAGATGGTGTGTACATAATTAAGAAAGAATCGCCAGAGATAATAAGAGTGGTTGTTGATGAACACAAGGCATGATGCATGAAGATTGCGTTTGAGGGTTCTAATACTTCTGATTCAAAGGAGTTGATGGAGTTGGGCAGCCACTCATTTGCAAACCGAACCCTATATATACAAGTGTAACTGAtgttctttatcttttttttttgtctttacaAGTGTTCTTAATCTTTCTTTAGTATATTGTCTTGGCtgctttttaaaaatatatctgtgTAAGTTCTAGGTAACGTAGTTAGTTGTTAAATGGTGATATGATATGAGACTACTAATTCTATGGAATGATAAGCAAAATGTACATGCCTTTCTACTTATAGTAAGatcattttcaatttttcattcCCTAACAGAAACATGAAAGAGTCAACAACTCAAATTAATTCCTAGCCTGTCTATTGGCAACAAACCTACTATTGTTATCCATGTGTTGAACGAAAAAAGATGCAGTTGTATCTTAGTTTCCTTGGTATCTAAACAAATACAAAGATGAGTCACTTGACGAATAAAAGAGTACTCATTAGTTCTTGGCCGCTATTTAAGCTTGAAAAGCCATGATAAGGAGAGGTtgtatgtgtatgtatatgtatatgtacatGATTTTTATCGGTTCAGTTAAAAACTATACTAgtgtaaaactaaaataaagatTCACAAATCTAAATATTATTAAGCTGGATTAATTTTTACTATACTTTTTAGacattgtttgtttgtttttctttttggctgAGATTTTTAAACTATTGTGTAAAAACAACAAATGGTTTTCTTACCCaagttcaaatcaaactcaagTGGATGTTTCTTACCATGATGGGAGAATATACCAAAGATGTCTTCGAGCCTTTAAATGACATGGCCCAAGGCCCAAACCTGGTTTACGTTTCCGTCTCCAAATCCCCAAATCCCCAAATCACACACATTACGTAAATCACAATTCTAGGGTTCTTCCGATTAGGTCAAAATCGAATCGCGAGATTTCACCACATTTTGTTCTGAACTTAGAAAGATGTCTCAGAACGGGAAGCTGGTCCCACCAAATATGGATCAGAACAGTACGAGGCTCCTCAATCTCACAGTTCTCCAGCGAATCGATCCTTTCATAGAGGAAATCCTTATCACAGCAGCTCACGTCACCTTCTATGAATTCAACATCGAGATTAGTCAATGGGTAAGTTGCAGTCATCACCTCATCCGTGTGGTGTTGATGACGTTTGCTTTGCTACTGACTGATCtgtgtgttttttatttttgttttcaaacagAGTCGTAAGGACGTTGAAGGGTCTTTGTTTGTTGTCAAAAGGTGAGTACTTTAGGTCTGTCTTCAACTATGTTGTGAAGTTAACTTTTATCGTGTAAaatctgatttttgttttgttttgtttcagaaACAAACAACAACCTCGGTTTCAGTTTATTGTGATGAATCGTCGGAATACAGGTCAGGATTCTCTTCCGAGTTCTTAGTTTAGGTTCCTTTGTGATGTTTCTTTCTGCTTAAGCTCCATCCTCAATGGTGGAGTACATAGTTTTTATCTGATTGAGTTGATatctttgtctttttttgtaacattgacttttgtttttgtcaGTGTTTTAGTTTGTCTAAAGTAGGCCTGCTGGGTTGGGTAGTTCGGATTTTGGTTTTTTGGGTTCAACGTGAATCTTACTGAATAAACCTGAAATAAAGATTGGTTTGGTATTTGATTAGTTCGGTTTTCGAAAATCCTACTGAAACTTTTGATTcggttttatattttagttttgttttgtcaaaaaTTTCTGATAAGTTCAGCTAAGTTCGTTTTTGATTTCAGTTATATTATAGttaagttttgttaaaatttcGGATAAGTTCACTTAAATTCGGTTAGATTGGTTCGGTTTTTGGTATGGTTGGGTtatatttcttttgaaaaaagaagagagaaccGATTGCCGGACCGAAAACCAAACTTTTAAAGAAAACCTACTGAATCTGATCGAACTAATGGATAATAATTAATAAGGTTAAGGGAAGGTTTAGATCGTTTGTGAATTTGGTTTATATTGCTTATCCAGTAACTCTAGGAATCTTGATTTAGgagttagtattttttttttgtaatcatcagtgttttgtttaaatttgcCTGGGCAGATAATCTGGTGGAAGATCTCCTGGGAGATTTTGAGTACGAAGTCCAAGGTCCATATTTACTTTACCGTAACGCATCTCAAGAAGTAAATGGCATTTGGTTCTACAATGAACGTGAATGTGTGGAGGTTGCACGTCTTTTCGACAGGTACATATACATATTCCGTAGAAACTGATTTTGTGATTGATCATATTTGCCGATTGTCAGACAGATTCTTGTTCTTTCATGAAGACATTCTTGTAGATTTTTCTCTTACCATTTTGTATGACTTAGATGCGTTATGTTTATTTCCATATTCGTTGTATCTTCGCCTGATGGTCCTTGGTATGGCAGATTACTTAGCGCCTATTCCAAGGCAAACCAGAAGCCAAATACCTCATCTTCGAAAAGGTAAAGATCTTCATGTTTAGGTTGTGTCTTACATACATAATCTACATCACTTTTTCAGATTGTATATTTGcttatatgttaaaattaagTTTAGTTTTTTCTATAAACTGCAGCGAGTTTGAGGAATTGGAAGCTGTGCCTACAATGGCGGCTATGGATGGTCCTCTTGAACCATCTTTAACTGCTAGAGATGCCCCTAATGATCCTGCTTTTGTCAACTTCTTTAGCGTAAGTCTCTAAAGCttttgatatatatacacactcACACCATCACCTTCATCACCATGTTGTTGGGTTGACTACAGTCTGCGATGGCTCTTGGGAACACTTCGAGTGGGACTTCAAGTGGACCACCATACCAATCATCACCAACTCCTCTACAACCTCACCAACCCACCGTTGCGCCTCCTGCACCTCCACAGCCTCTGCAATCCTCCTCTCCTATCATGCCTCACTTTGAGTACAACCCTGATCTTATCAATAGCAACCCCAGCGTTCAGATCGATCTGGTGACGCCGTCCTCGTTCTTTGCACCCCCACGGACGATGACACAACCACACCTTATTCCTAGTTCATCTACCCCCACTGCGCCTCCTCTGAACTTTAATAATGCGACTCACCATCAGCAGCGCCAGCATGGTACTCCGATGCTCCAGCCTTTCCCACCACCAAATCCACCACCCTCACTCGCTCCTCCTGCACAAAGTGTCCCAGTTATCAACAGAGACAAAGTCAAACAAGCTCTTTTGACGCTGGTTCAGGTTTGTTCTTCTTTTACAACATTCACTTGACTTGAGCTACTACCCAAACCTAACGAGTTGCTTGTGACAGGAGAATGAATTCATCGACATGGTGACCCGAGCTTTACAAAATGCACATCAACCATGAAGCTTAGTAGGGTTTGGGCGTGGGAAACAGTGGCGGTTTGGTTTAGAATGTGTAGTTAAAACGTAGTTTAGTTCTCTTTGAATACCTTTGAACAAAGTCTTGTCAGAACCTCTAACAGGAAGTTATAAAAGAGACTTGCATTAATGCTCCCTTGTTTTATAACTCTTGATTCATCTAGCTCTTTAAAACTTAGTACCAAGATCATCAAGAAACACTTTTGTCTGACATCAATTAAAATTGGACTGACAATCGAACCAGAAAAGCTGGTCCAATCGGGTTCAACTgagttaaaaataatatcatgGTTGAATCCGGTTCAATCACCTGTCCGATctggttttaaaaaataaaaacattgtaTGAAACATCAAATATAGAAAACCGAAAGAAAGAAAGTTTTGATTCATAATATTACACGgagaagaacaaagagagagaTGTAAGATAATAAGTAAAGATGGAATAAGATGGATGATTTATTTCTTGAAGTAATCTTCGGTCCTGCCCTTAAATCCGATTTGTCcgaaggtgaggcagatgaagAGACCTAAGTGCCAGGTGATCAACCACAACCAGAACTGCGAAGTGAGAGCAGGAGGAGTTGGGAAGTGAGCGAGCTCAGTTCCTATGCTCTCGAAGAAGAGACCCGACAGGCTCTTCCCGTTTATCGCCGGAATACTCGACGGAGCTAGCCATCCGATCAGACCAAACCCCACCACGTTCAGATCTCTCCTCAGCCAGTTCTGttcaaagctttttttttttcattttgtaacACAAGTAAAACTATTATTAGAGAAAAAAACCCCAAAGGTATCTTGAAGAACAAGTTTTCGTTAGTTCAGTTGGATATAAAAAGTAGGGAACATACCAAGTGACTCTTCCTCCCGATGCTCCGGCGACTTTCAGAGGGTTCTTTGCTCttattgttggttttataaaTGCTAAAAAACATCaccaaaaatataacaaatattatatgttttagaTCAATTATTCAGATGagatcagaagaaagaaaagagtaCATGAAGAGAGAGCTTTGGCCTTGATGGGAGAAACAGATGATCCTCCGAGACCTATCACTGTCGATGGAGCTGCAAATGTTGCTGCcatttttcttctttgcttCTTTCTCCCAGACCgatctcttttattttattttctgacaTCCACACAAACATG is part of the Raphanus sativus cultivar WK10039 chromosome 5, ASM80110v3, whole genome shotgun sequence genome and harbors:
- the LOC108805188 gene encoding mRNA-decapping enzyme-like protein, with the translated sequence MSQNGKLVPPNMDQNSTRLLNLTVLQRIDPFIEEILITAAHVTFYEFNIEISQWSRKDVEGSLFVVKRNKQQPRFQFIVMNRRNTDNLVEDLLGDFEYEVQGPYLLYRNASQEVNGIWFYNERECVEVARLFDRLLSAYSKANQKPNTSSSKSEFEELEAVPTMAAMDGPLEPSLTARDAPNDPAFVNFFSSAMALGNTSSGTSSGPPYQSSPTPLQPHQPTVAPPAPPQPLQSSSPIMPHFEYNPDLINSNPSVQIDLVTPSSFFAPPRTMTQPHLIPSSSTPTAPPLNFNNATHHQQRQHGTPMLQPFPPPNPPPSLAPPAQSVPVINRDKVKQALLTLVQENEFIDMVTRALQNAHQP
- the LOC108805190 gene encoding photosystem I subunit O, producing the protein MAATFAAPSTVIGLGGSSVSPIKAKALSSSFIKPTIRAKNPLKVAGASGGRVTCFEQNWLRRDLNVVGFGLIGWLAPSSIPAINGKSLSGLFFESIGTELAHFPTPPALTSQFWLWLITWHLGLFICLTFGQIGFKGRTEDYFKK